The following coding sequences lie in one Nakaseomyces glabratus chromosome K, complete sequence genomic window:
- the STE6 gene encoding ATP-binding cassette a-factor transporter STE6 (CAGL0K00363g~Ortholog(s) have oligopeptide-transporting ATPase activity and role in mating pheromone secretion involved in conjugation with cellular fusion, peptide pheromone transmembrane export involved in conjugation with cellular fusion) produces the protein MLSIFKRYHKGNIYMNIRFRKNIWLLILILVCTVINGLVPAISSILFGRIFHLLDDNSDKVDYNTKRKQLVIRTMSILILGMGNLPFNWLAIYGWMMLGERQSYIIRKKLFHEYFNLPCSWFDKYRSDIMGEFTQLHRCIEEVRSSSAEASAIMSQSLVAVIALIGTAFYFSWSLTLIIFCSTPFIIICAVIFSKYIHKYTEKENTESECAAERLAWMLKNIEFVRLHNGDDFEISMYTHYIAQANEYYIKASLFISANISILRLLSLLMFVQGFWFGSSMIKQGKLNIDSVITSFHCCLMLGSIINSALGQAVVLQKGDVAMKRLLKMIDRTPRESLAFIDAISGIDLLPIVFNNVSFCYPERKTDKVFDKMNFIIKPNKMTYVIGPSGSGKSTLFDLILLHYDNYHGSIMLGDLDIRSINRNIILENITLVSQTPTLFNDTIRNNILACSNWTNLPSKLEMECICKFALLENLIAELPDGLDTRIGSGGIKLSGGQAQKVALARAFARNTSILLLDEPLSAVDMRQRIVLMENIKRWRNGKTTVIITHDLEFIRNTDNILNISERKILSSALNTEKTQEFKWDDHLTSESIYDNSATVSTDVSYLEEEAFQGEEYQYFAFSAGISEYDQKDLESNTKSVILIPFNEIIYKFIISSSKKHVLVIGLIAAIIAAICNPVFSYTFSYLMNGLLPTSYNSPGSEYLLKFSLIVSLIALCDGVSTFIKLFFLGYSGEFWIFELRQETFIKIIKNPISWFSKSNNKAPILSTLLINDLRDLRNLVTEFLSVITTLILVTSIGLVWAIAIGWKLSLVCIAIIPLVVVLTGLYGTILIKTENRYKTSVANLESIVYEAIIGMKTIQSLCLQQYITKKFNCKIKLLEKNGTYRAVATGLGIALTNMLVLLFQSILFYYGFKLVLTGEYTHSKLFETIALLLFTIVTVASLVTQLPDITRGQRSISWIDQILKGDNQQTIEPPSNLSTTKGIWNPNQPVIEVSNLSFTYAQVHNKKTLTNINMQLYSNQIYGIVGKSGSGKSTLINLICGLYSLSEGSINICSCDINKWSTKELHKTVALLQQNPVLQFDTIRNNLLYGLTETVGDEHLLNVLEYVGLKSFIISLNNGLDSKLDDSLLSGGQSQRLCMAREMLRNPKVLILDECTSALDVTSAKKINDIIGSRSLAPVTIIVSHQKETIKLCDKIFFLVDGTVAMMGTYEELMENNWEFRKLLNL, from the coding sequence ATGCTATCTATATTTAAGCGCTACCATAAAGGAAACATTTATATGAATATTAGGTTTCGCAAAAACATCTGGCTCTTGATACTGATTTTGGTTTGTACAGTTATCAATGGATTAGTTCCTGCGATATCATCAATACTGTTTGGAAGAATCTTTCACTTGCTGGATGATAATTCAGATAAGGTTGACtataatacaaaaagaaaacagcTTGTCATCAGAACCATGTCTATACTTATTTTAGGAATGGGAAATTTACCATTTAACTGGCTAGCCATATATGGCTGGATGATGCTTGGAGAAAGACAAAGTTATATCATTAGAAAAAAGCTCTTTCATGAATATTTCAATCTACCTTGTAGTTGGTTTGACAAGTACAGGTCTGATATCATGGGTGAATTTACTCAATTGCATAGATGCATAGAAGAAGTTAGGTCCAGTTCAGCAGAAGCCTCTGCTATTATGTCACAAAGCCTTGTAGCTGTAATTGCACTAATAGGAACTGCATTCTACTTCTCTTGGTCTTTGACCTTGATTATCTTTTGCTCGACACCATTTATAATCATCTGTGCGGTTATATTCtcaaaatatattcataaaTACACAGAAAAAGAGAATACAGAGTCAGAATGCGCTGCTGAACGTCTTGCTTGGATGCTGAAAAACATCGAATTTGTGAGATTACACAACGGTGACGATTTTGAGATTTCAATGTACACTCATTACATAGCACAAGCAAATGAATATTACATCAAAGCCTCTTTATTCATTTCTGCAAACATATCAATTTTAAGATTGCTGTCACTGCTAATGTTTGTGCAAGGGTTTTGGTTTGGATCAAGCATGATCAAACAAGGAAAGTTGAATATCGATAGTGTCATAACAAGTTTTCATTGTTGTCTCATGCTAGGATCAATAATAAACAGCGCTCTAGGCCAGGCAGTAGTACTACAAAAGGGTGATGTAGCGATGAAAAGactattgaaaatgattgATCGAACTCCAAGAGAGTCATTAGCATTTATTGATGCTATCAGCGGTATTGATTTGTTACCCATTGTATTTAATAATGTTAGCTTTTGCTACccagaaagaaaaactgaCAAGGTTTTCGATAAAATGAACTTTATTATAAAGCCAAATAAAATGACTTATGTAATAGGCCCATCAGGATCTGGGAAATCGACTCTTTTTGATTTAATTTTGTTGCATTATGATAATTATCATGGTTCCATAATGCTTGGTGATTTAGATATAAGATCTATAAATCGTAATATCATTTTGGAGAACATCACTTTAGTAAGTCAAACACCAACACTATTCAACGATACTATTAGAAACAATATACTCGCTTGTAGTAATTGGACAAATTTGCCAtcaaaattagaaatgGAATGCATTTGCAAATTTGCCCTTCTTGAAAATTTAATCGCTGAGTTACCCGATGGATTGGATACTAGAATAGGTTCTGGTGGAATAAAGCTGAGTGGCGGGCAAGCTCAGAAAGTTGCGTTGGCTCGAGCTTTTGCCAGAAATACAagcattcttcttcttgatgaaCCCCTTTCGGCTGTGGATATGCGTCAGAGAATTGTATTGATGGAAAATATTAAACGTTGGAGAAATGGTAAAACCACCGTTATTATAACTCATGACCTAGAGTTCATCCGTAACACGGATAATATTCTCAATATAAGCGagagaaaaatattaagtTCGGCCCTCAATACTGAGAAAACCCAAGAATTTAAATGGGATGACCATTTAACATCAGAATCGATATATGACAATTCTGCTACAGTGTCTACAGACGTTAGCTACTTAGAAGAGGAAGCATTTCAAGGTGAAGAATATCAATACTTTGCATTTAGTGCAGGAATATCAGAATATGACCAAAAGGATCTAGAATCCAACACCAAGTCCGTGATCTTGATACCGtttaatgaaataatataCAAGTTTATTATTTCGTCATCTAAGAAGCACGTCTTGGTAATAGGTTTAATTGCAGCAATTATAGCAGCAATTTGTAATCCGGTTTTCTCTTATACGTTTAGCTATTTAATGAATGGCTTATTACCTACATCATATAATTCGCCGGGAAGTGAatatcttttgaaattttctCTGATAGTGAGTCTGATAGCGTTGTGCGATGGTGTATCTACCTTTATAAAGTTATTCTTTTTGGGTTATTCTGGTGAGTTCTGGATATTTGAGCTAAGACAGGAAACATTTATAAAGATCATCAAAAATCCTATATCTTGGTTCTCAAAGAGTAATAACAAAGCCCCCATTTTGAGTacattattaataaatgaCTTAAGAGACCTAAGAAATTTAGTAACAGAGTTTTTATCCGTCATAACTACATTGATATTAGTGACTTCGATCGGATTAGTATGGGCTATTGCCATTGGTTGGAAGTTAAGCTTGGTATGCATCGCCATTATTCCATTAGTAGTAGTCTTGACTGGTCTCTATGGAACAATTTTAatcaaaacagaaaatagaTATAAAACCTCAGTTGCTAATTTGGAGTCAATTGTCTATGAGGCTATTATCGGTATGAAAACAATCCAATCTCTTTGCCTACAACAGTACAtaaccaaaaaatttaattgTAAAATTAAATTACTGGAAAAAAACGGAACTTATAGAGCTGTAGCAACTGGTTTGGGGATTGCGCTTACTAATATGTTAGTGCTACTATTTCAATCTATCCTTTTCTACTATGGATTTAAACTCGTGCTGACTGGGGAATACACACACTCAAAACTGTTTGAAACAATAGCACTTCTATTATTTACTATTGTAACCGTTGCCAGTTTAGTGACTCAACTTCCAGATATAACTAGGGGACAAAGGTCAATTTCTTGGATAGACCAGATCCTCAAAGGAGATAATCAACAGACTATAGAGCCACcttcaaatttatcaacaacaaaggGAATTTGGAATCCAAATCAACCTGTAATTGAGGTAAGTAATCTTTCATTTACCTACGCACAAGTgcataataaaaaaacactaaCTAACATAAATATGCAACTATATTCAAATCAAATTTATGGCATAGTAGGAAAATCGGGATCTGGCAAGTCAACCCTAATAAATTTAATCTGTGGGCTATACAGTTTATCAGAAGGAAGCATAAATATATGCTCCTGCGATATTAACAAGTGGTCTACAAAAGAATTGCATAAAACTGTTGCTCTTTTACAACAAAATCCAGTTTTACAATTTGATACTATTCGTAACAATCTGCTATATGGCTTAACAGAAACTGTAGGTGATGAACATCTGCTTAATGTCTTGGAATATGTAGGTCTTAAAAGTTTCATTATCAGCCTAAATAATGGATTGGATAGTAAGTTGGACGATTCATTACTATCAGGAGGCCAATCACAACGTTTATGTATGGCAAGGGAGATGCTCAGGAATCCTAAAGTCTTAATTTTAGACGAGTGTACATCTGCATTAGATGTAACAAGcgcaaaaaaaatcaatgataTAATAGGCTCGCGGAGCTTGGCACCTGTCACTATTATTGTATCACatcaaaaagaaacaattaAGCTCTGCGAcaaaatattctttctaGTCGATGGCACAGTAGCAATGATGGGCACATATGAGGAGCTGATGGAGAACAATTGGGAATTTCGAAAACTTCTTAACTTATAA
- the CBT1 gene encoding Cbt1p (CAGL0K00385g~Ortholog(s) have role in cytochrome complex assembly, mRNA processing, mRNA stabilization and mitochondrion localization), with protein sequence MRTSMILKRSHNLSRYVELPNYYTKFAHEQPAEIRSLGRELQPYARTLRYKELFESYDFFCVYKWESVQNKDTRFHIRNVWQSFHSDIPKGTNSLFVKERMSCPSMDSLLGRKIYGDDTPMLRMSWHRTNEIDSIIKLLEKVYAKENVFHLHSVGISLPQHPIILKQLQPLLETTSQNFDYEKLMSIAKKHQNNQSKDKIKVETLLQGLAQRSIVTPLLLKDGQWLVLMPKEKK encoded by the coding sequence ATGAGGACTTCcatgattttgaaaaggAGCCATAATCTATCAAGATATGTAGAACTCCCGAATTACTACACTAAGTTCGCACATGAACAACCAGCTGAGATACGATCGTTAGGTAGGGAGTTGCAGCCATACGCCAGGACTCTGCGGTACAAAGAGTTGTTCGAAAgttatgattttttttgtgtgtATAAATGGGAGTCAGTACAGAATAAGGACACCAGGTTTCATATAAGAAATGTATGGCAAAGTTTTCACAGTGATATTCCAAAAGGAACCAATTCACTATTCGTTAAGGAAAGAATGTCATGTCCTTCGATGGACAGTTTATTAGGCCGGAAGATATATGGAGATGATACACCAATGTTGAGAATGTCTTGGCACAGGACCAACGAAATTGATTCTATAATAAAACTACTGGAGAAAGTTTATGCCAAGGAAAATGTATTTCATTTGCATTCGGTTGGAATATCACTTCCTCAACATCCTATCATACTAAAACAACTACAGCCTCTACTTGAAACGACTTCACAAAACTTCGACTATGAAAAGTTAATGTCAATAGCCAAGAAACACCAAAACAATCAGAGTAAAGACAAAATTAAAGTGGAGACTTTATTGCAAGGGCTTGCACAACGTAGCATTGTGACACCACTCTTGTTAAAAGATGGTCAGTGGCTGGTACTGATGCCtaaggaaaagaaataa
- the EMC3 gene encoding ER membrane complex subunit EMC3 (CAGL0K00407g~Ortholog(s) have role in protein folding in endoplasmic reticulum and ER membrane protein complex, cytosol localization), producing the protein MWFDWVWTAVTISGSHVVDELTLDTRLKYWVLLPISVVMVLAGILRHYVMSLLNPSVKGTARVKLTENQYVLKAQVLLGNNSSLSDEAFEVRREYMAQLLSSGKYIAQTNAKPGEVVNPFSDPNISDAMMNMAKGNMAQFIPQTVLMWWVNHFFAGFVLMKLPFPLTIRFKEMLQSGVMTSDLDVRWVSSISWYFISVLGLNPVYNLILAEPEEDQLGMMQQQQPDQMMGGPGAPQPEAVMKGLANDLTIAQHESCFDNIESRILKMYS; encoded by the coding sequence ATGTGGTTTGACTGGGTGTGGACAGCCGTGACTATTAGCGGCAGCCATGTGGTCGATGAACTCACATTGGATACTAGGCTAAAGTACTGGGTTCTGTTACCTATCTCTGTGGTCATGGTGCTTGCGGGTATATTGAGGCATTATGTCATGAGTTTGTTGAATCCTAGCGTAAAGGGTACAGCTAGAGTCAAGCTTACTGAGAATCAATATGTATTGAAAGCCCAAGTTCTACTTGGTAACAATTCCAGTTTAAGTGATGAAGCGTTTGAAGTCCGCAGAGAATACATGGCTCAGTTGTTAAGCTCAGGAAAATATATTGCACAGACCAATGCAAAACCAGGCGAAGTTGTCAATCCATTCAGTGATCCAAATATCTCAGATGCTATGATGAACATGGCTAAAGGTAACATGGCTCAATTTATTCCACAAACTGTGTTGATGTGGTGGGTCAATCATTTCTTTGCAGGTTTCGTATTGATGAAACTGCCTTTCCCTTTAACCATTAGATTTAAAGAAATGCTACAAAGCGGTGTCATGACTTCAGATCTTGATGTTCGCTGGGTCAGTAGTATCTCGTGGTATTTCATTTCTGTTTTGGGTTTAAACCCAGTCTACAACCTGATATTAGCAGAACCTGAGGAAGATCAGCTTGGAATGatgcaacagcaacaaccaGATCAGATGATGGGTGGCCCAGGAGCCCCTCAGCCAGAAGCTGTAATGAAAGGTTTAGCTAACGATCTAACAATTGCACAACATGAAAGCTGCTTTGATAACATAGAAAGCCGTATTTTAAAAATGTATTCTTGA
- the NPA3 gene encoding GTPase NPA3 (CAGL0K00429g~Ortholog(s) have cytosol localization) — protein MALSTVICIGMAGSGKTTFMQRLNSHIRSKKEVPYVINLDPAVLRVPYGANIDIRDSIKYKKVMENYQLGPNGAIVTSLNLFSTKIDQVIKLVEKKRDTHDFCIIDTPGQIECFVWSASGSIITESFASTFPTVIAYIVDTPRNSSPTTFMSNMLYACSILYKTKLPMIIVFNKTDVKKSDFAKEWMTDFEAFQQAVREDQDANGDFGMGSGYMSSLVNSMSLMLEEFYSTLDVVGVSSFTGEGFDDFLDAVDKKVDEYEEFYKAERERILKQKEEEEKLRKDKSLNGLMKDLGLNDKKDKEDDSADVISDLEEGENDGLVDRDEDEGVERQYTFAGDERLTGEVNEDSTPALQKRYQEALEDVGKSVSSETAENIARYIRQ, from the coding sequence atggcATTGAGTACTGTTATTTGTATTGGTATGGCCGGTTCTGGTAAGACTACTTTCATGCAAAGATTAAACTCTCACATAAGGTCAAAGAAGGAGGTACCTTATGTAATTAATTTAGATCCTGCTGTGTTGCGTGTGCCATATGGTGCTAATATCGATATTAGAGACTCGATTAAATATAAGAAAGTCATGGAAAATTATCAGCTTGGACCAAATGGTGCTATTGTGACAAGTTTAAATCTATTCAGTACAAAAATTGATCAAGTTATCAAACTTGTCGAAAAGAAGAGAGATACACATgatttttgtattattgataCTCCTGGCCAGATTGAATGTTTTGTGTGGAGTGCTTCTGGTTCAATTATAACAGAATCTTTTGCGTCTACTTTCCCTACAGTTATTGCTTATATTGTGGATACGCCGAGAAACTCATCGCCTACAACATTTATGAGTAACATGTTGTATGCATGCTcaattttatataaaaCAAAGCTGCCAATGATAATAGTCTTTAACAAAACCGATGTTAAGAAATCTGATTTTGCTAAGGAATGGATGACTGATTTTGAAGCTTTCCAGCAAGCTGTTAGAGAAGATCAGGACGCCAACGGTGATTTCGGCATGGGATCAGGATACATGAGCTCTCTCGTCAACTCCATGTCGTTAATGTTAGAAGAATTTTATTCCACTTTGGATGTTGTTGGTGTTTCTAGTTTTACAGGTGAAGGTTTCGATGACTTTTTAGATGCAGTGGATAAGAAGGttgatgaatatgaagaatTCTATAAGGCTGAAAGGGAAAGAATATTGAAGCAAaaggaagaggaagaaaaactAAGAAAGGACAAGTCTTTAAATGGTTTGATGAAAGACCTTGGCTTAAATGATaagaaagacaaagaagACGATAGCGCCGATGTCATAAGTGATTTGGAAGAGGGTGAGAATGATGGATTAGTTGACAGAGACGAAGATGAAGGCGTTGAAAGGCAATACACATTTGCAGGTGATGAAAGACTAACAGGTGAAGTTAACGAAGATAGTACACCAGCATTACAGAAGAGATACCAAGAGGCACTAGAAGATGTTGGTAAAAGCGTCAGTAGTGAAACTGCTGAGAACATAGCTCGTTATATTAGACAATGA
- the ADD66 gene encoding Add66p (CAGL0K00451g~Ortholog(s) have role in proteasome assembly and cytosol localization) produces the protein MTAKLIIPLIGTGNVPQLSIDLLLHSTNSFNYVKRIDSKFCYPFSGPLDHAAGEDPKLYNGKTLFSSAIELFKQKDEQIYVIQQRTPIIPGYLNNFIVETLIPVLHEYQITELIVLDSFGALDGVVESLNGSGSFFNVGTCNLSSVNDLIQQFDDHLNLRNNGQVNRVKAFNFDDKGIQQDITTEQDIFKVVYHLTNTSNLQLNKIKYYSTFVHEGDNSEDAYTFYNNLMLAQPEVFPRIDEFHPPVSWKGVYGFTPIRSAYDEGLYT, from the coding sequence ATGACTGCCAAACTAATCATACCATTAATTGGGACGGGTAATGTCCCACAATTATCAATTGACTTGTTATTACATTCAACAAATTCATTTAACTATGTGAAAAGGATAGATTCTAAGTTTTGTTACCCATTTAGTGGTCCTTTGGACCATGCTGCTGGTGAAGACCCTAAACTGTACAATGGTAAGACTTTGTTTTCATCAGCAATTGAGCTTTTTAAGCAGAAGGATGAACAAATATACGTTATACAGCAACGTACTCCTATAATACCCGGGTATTTGAATAATTTCATAGTCGAAACTTTGATCCCAGTGTTACATGAATATCAGATCACAGAACTTATAGTGTTAGACTCCTTTGGGGCACTTGACGGTGTTGTAGAATCATTAAATGGATCCGGGTCATTTTTCAATGTTGGGACTTGCAATTTAAGCTCAGTTAATGACCTAATACAACAGTTTGATGATCACCTAAATCTGAGAAATAATGGACAAGTAAATAGAGTCAAAGCTTTCAACTTCGACGACAAAGGTATTCAACAAGATATCACAACGGAGcaagatatttttaaaGTGGTTTATCATCTAACGAACACCTCAAACCTGCAgctaaataaaataaaatattactCAACATTTGTTCATGAAGGTGATAATTCGGAAGATGCGTATACTTTTTATAACAATCTCATGTTAGCACAACCTGAAGTTTTCCCCAGAATTGACGAATTTCATCCACCTGTATCATGGAAAGGTGTTTACGGATTCACACCTATCAGGTCTGCATACGATGAAGGTCTCTATACCTGA
- the LOS1 gene encoding Ran GTPase-binding protein LOS1 (CAGL0K00473g~Ortholog(s) have Ran GTPase binding activity, role in tRNA re-export from nucleus and cytosol, mitochondrion, nuclear envelope, nuclear matrix localization) gives MLARIREVVSIANGSTSSDPESKRQAIEYFEQLKNDVQSTEIFVSLMTDEGSDDLMRFVALQVVCEQIGNGILSQAQLTFVRNAAIELLRSKVNVPNGNLKSTPEYIRTKIAELVTRLFYVLYQDQWQSFFPDLTEILQIQSLLENPNENFSLIGIDYFCRICVFINSEIADQTFVRSKEIQQKNNDLKDQMRVQDVQRLVTIWINTLKSIAPNKQPDIAIMIMACIGSYISWIDVTLIVVPEYVSLIINYLEFPETKISCAQCLCEIISKKMKPVDKLSLLSLLDLTTKVASFDNSVDDVDISEQLARLASAVGTELTIILEQCNEANPPTEESQQLFSAADQQILLQVIPLILKFMLHEYDSVTQQSFQFISQYLAVMKKMFAVGGKAGSVVAVNSKRQSLDSAHEEFLVSLLQVCFKKMKIDESCTEESVDDIEVFCESIRSKLKVFQDTVAVINPQIFLTNISACIQNLINSADWRDIELVIYQLHNLSESIRNNLFGLPKNQIINSEPSMIMNNFMRLLLDNSTVFQMDSSYVQISFFELIVRHYQFLSFSGTKDELSLLNIFCSPFGMFNKREKTRLRTWYLFSRLLKTTKPKFPISVLNEIVGKIAPLLPIKVYSLNNDGVEEDSIFESQLYLFEGLGVLIGGNTDSNFEILNEILTPLFTDLEACISSSQEQPQVVLQCHHILLAIGTLARAVHSGLVPENRVNNALVSKKLIHRSLIEKFMNIAEVVLVTFSYFSKHETIRDASRFTFSRLIPILSDDIVPFANKLILLYLESNLKMMEMSDFLSFLGQMIHMFHKEQSCFELFNNLLGPVISKVHVLMTQIEQERNGEENPEWNGTTLNKGHGSNGKNIIITDAFRDKMLLKKAYMGFLQSFVTNNVTSLLLTTQGREVLPTILNDVLEYTPQEIQELSVMKLSLNVLVNFVKFFGSGKCTDPEDMYAASIEKLDGLNEFFITKVIPLVFEIPFKPEYKFNVREGSCRVIASDLSRLLLELYLQSGGGTSIDTNPCLKYLTEVYLPMVQFPPELIMDLVQNLITSNPKSFEKYFVQLITNFTA, from the coding sequence ATGCTTGCAAGAATTAGGGAAGTAGTTAGTATTGCTAATGGCTCTACTAGCTCTGATCCGGAGAGCAAAAGGCAAGCGATTGAGTACTTCgagcaattgaaaaatgatGTTCAGTCCACAGAGATATTTGTCTCTTTGATGACTGATGAAGGTTCTGATGACCTTATGAGGTTTGTGGCATTACAAGTCGTCTGCGAGCAAATAGGCAACGGCATCCTCTCCCAAGCGCAACTAACTTTTGTCAGAAATGCTGCCATAGAACTACTAAGATCAAAAGTCAACGTACCGAATGGGAATCTGAAAAGTACACCCGAATATATTAGAACAAAGATAGCAGAGTTGGTAACAAGATTATTCTATGTTTTGTATCAAGATCAATGGCAGAGTTTCTTTCCAGATTTAACGGAAATTTTACAGATCCAATCATTGCTCGAAAATCCAAATGAGAATTTCTCATTGATAGGTattgattatttttgtaGAATTTGCGTTTTTATCAATTCTGAGATTGCAGACCAGACTTTTGTGAGGTCTAAAGAAATACAAcagaaaaataatgatcTAAAAGACCAAATGCGTGTACAAGATGTACAACGATTAGTTACCATATGGATTAATACTTTAAAGAGTATAGCACCAAATAAACAGCCTGATATTGCCATAATGATTATGGCATGCATAGGGTCTTATATTTCATGGATTGATGTTACGTTGATCGTGGTTCCTGAATATGTTTCCTTGATTATCAACTATCTAGAATTTCCTGAAACTAAAATATCCTGTGCTCAATGTTTATGTGAAATCATATCTAAGAAGATGAAGCCTGTTGACAAGTTGTCACTTCTCAGTTTGTTAGATTTAACTACAAAGGTGGCATCATTTGACAATAGTGTAGATGATGTAGACATTTCCGAACAATTGGCAAGGCTTGCATCTGCTGTGGGTACAGAACTGACTATTATATTAGAGCAGTGCAACGAGGCTAATCCTCCAACAGAAGAATCCCAGCAGTTATTTTCCGCAGCAGATCAACAAATCCTGTTGCAGGTTATTCCTTTGATTCTGAAATTTATGTTACATGAATATGACTCTGTTACACAAcaaagttttcaatttatatCACAATATCTAGCCGTCATGAAGAAAATGTTTGCTGTGGGTGGCAAGGCTGGATCAGTTGTTGCTGTGAATTCCAAGAGGCAATCGCTAGACTCAGCTCATGAAGAGTTTTTAGTTTCATTACTACAGGTATGTTTcaaaaagatgaaaatagATGAGTCTTGTACAGAAGAAAGtgttgatgatattgaagtGTTTTGTGAGAGTATTAGATCCAAACTTAAGGTGTTCCAAGACACAGTTGCTGTTATCAATcctcaaatttttttaactaaTATATCAGCTTGCATTCAAAACCTAATAAACAGCGCGGATTGGAGAGATATAGAATTGGTCATTTATCAACTTCATAATCTCAGTGAAAGTataagaaataatttatttgGTTTACCGAAAAATCAAATCATTAACTCTGAACCCTCTATGATTATGAACAATTTCATGCGGTTATTACTAGATAACAGTACCGTTTTCCAAATGGATAGTTCTTACGTacaaatatcatttttCGAGTTGATAGTAAGACATTATCAGTTTTTGTCTTTCTCTGGTACGAAAGATGAACTGTCATTactgaatattttttgtagcCCCTTTGGTATGTTTaacaaaagagaaaagacCAGATTACGCACATGGTATTTGTTTTCTAGGCTTTTAAAAACTACCAAGCCAAAGTTTCCGATTTCTGTTCTAAATGAGATAGTTGGCAAGATAGCACCATTACTACCAATAAAGGTGTATTCATTGAATAACGATGGTGTCGAGGAGGattccatttttgaaagtcAATTATATCTCTTTGAGGGTTTAGGAGTATTAATTGGAGGAAACACCGATTCaaactttgaaatcttGAATGAGATCTTAACACCATTATTCACAGATCTTGAAGCTTGTATTTCCTCTTCACAAGAACAACCTCAAGTTGTGTTACAATGCCATCATATTTTACTCGCTATAGGGACTTTGGCAAGAGCAGTTCATTCGGGTTTAGTTCCTGAGAACAGGGTCAATAATGCCCTAGTAAGTAAAAAACTAATTCATAGATCCTTGATTGAAAAGTTCATGAATATTGCAGAGGTGGTTCTAGTCAcattttcatatttcaGTAAACATGAGACAATTAGAGATGCTTCCAGGTTTACGTTTTCTCGTCTAATACCAATATTAAGTGATGATATAGTTCCATTTGCTAATAAGCTGATACTTCTTTATTTGGAATctaatttgaaaatgatggAAATGAGTGATTTTCTAAGTTTTTTGGGCCAAATGATCCATATGTTTCACAAAGAGCAAAGTTGTTTCGAATTATTTAATAACCTCCTTGGACCAGTTATTAGTAAAGTTCATGTGTTAATGACACAAATTGAGCAAGAGAGGAATGGTGAAGAAAATCCTGAATGGAATGGCACAACTTTGAATAAAGGGCATGGCTCTAATGGAAAGAATATAATTATTACGGATGCATTCAGGGACAAGATGTTACTCAAAAAGGCTTATATGGGTTTTCTGCAGTCATTTGTTACTAATAATGTCACATCATTGCTACTAACTACACAAGGAAGAGAGGTGTTACCAACAATTTTAAATGACGTATTGGAATACACTCCACAAGAGATTCAAGAACTATCGGTAATGAAACTTTCTTTGAATGTCTTAGTgaattttgtcaaattttTTGGGAGTGGTAAGTGTACTGATCCTGAGGATATGTATGCTGCTTCCATTGAGAAGCTTGATGGCCTGAACGAGTTTTTCATTACAAAAGTTATTCCCTTGGTGTTTGAAATCCCATTTAAACCCGAATACAAATTCAATGTAAGAGAGGGTAGCTGTAGAGTGATTGCTTCAGATCTTTCAAGATTATTATTGGAACTTTATCTTCAAAGTGGTGGTGGAACGAGTATTGATACCAATCCATGTCTAAAATACTTGACAGAAGTATACTTACCTATGGTACAATTCCCTCCTGAGTTAATCATGGACTTGGTACAGAATTTAATTACATCAAATCCTAAATCCTTTgagaaatattttgttcaaTTAATTACTAATTTCACAGCTTAG